In a single window of the Priestia filamentosa genome:
- a CDS encoding exonuclease SbcCD subunit D has product MRILHTADWHLGRTLEGRSRLEEQEQFLAELVEVVKDQKIDAILMAGDVFDTVNPPATAEGMFYDSVAKLSQQGACPIITIAGNHDSPNRLSASSPLAGVQNIHLFGYPVNNIVKVPVGGEMLEVAALPYPSESRLNELLSENSDEKEIRNSYDARIQGIFSNLASQFTKGAVHMAMSHIHVAGGSASDSERPIEVGGAYTVAATSLPEEAQYVALGHLHRPQNVGRAKTLARYSGSPLAYSFSEAGYTKSLSIIDVVPYGKAELTEIPINSGKPLVRWKAKHGIQEIYQWFEEGKDANAWIDLEIHLTDALSMEEIHRLRKEHNGIIHIRPVFHYEETQSEEEKVKDIPIDEAFRRFYEQQTGGGTPDSRLMELFLSLVHEEEEE; this is encoded by the coding sequence ATGAGAATTTTGCATACAGCAGACTGGCATCTTGGGCGTACATTAGAAGGAAGAAGCCGTCTTGAAGAACAGGAACAGTTCTTAGCTGAATTAGTAGAGGTTGTGAAAGATCAAAAAATTGATGCCATTTTAATGGCAGGAGATGTTTTTGATACAGTAAATCCGCCTGCAACAGCTGAAGGAATGTTTTATGATAGCGTGGCAAAATTGTCACAGCAGGGAGCATGTCCAATCATTACAATAGCAGGGAACCATGACAGTCCAAATCGGTTAAGTGCTTCTTCTCCACTTGCGGGAGTTCAAAACATTCATCTATTTGGCTACCCCGTGAACAATATTGTCAAGGTTCCAGTTGGAGGGGAAATGCTTGAAGTTGCGGCTTTACCGTATCCCTCTGAATCTCGTCTTAACGAACTTCTGTCAGAGAATAGTGATGAAAAAGAGATCAGAAACTCTTATGATGCTAGAATTCAAGGGATTTTCAGCAATCTTGCAAGTCAGTTTACAAAAGGTGCTGTACACATGGCAATGAGCCATATTCATGTTGCAGGGGGAAGTGCTAGTGATTCAGAGCGACCAATTGAAGTTGGAGGAGCATATACAGTAGCGGCAACAAGTTTGCCGGAAGAAGCTCAGTATGTTGCACTTGGACATCTTCATCGCCCGCAAAATGTTGGCAGAGCGAAAACACTTGCCCGTTATTCTGGATCACCTCTTGCCTACAGTTTTTCAGAAGCAGGGTATACGAAGTCCCTATCTATTATTGATGTTGTGCCCTATGGGAAAGCAGAGCTGACAGAAATTCCTATCAACAGCGGGAAACCGCTTGTAAGATGGAAAGCTAAGCATGGAATACAAGAAATTTATCAATGGTTTGAAGAGGGAAAAGATGCTAACGCTTGGATTGACCTTGAAATTCATTTAACAGATGCTCTTTCAATGGAAGAAATCCACCGTTTACGAAAAGAGCATAACGGTATCATTCATATCCGCCCTGTATTTCATTATGAAGAAACACAGTCAGAGGAAGAAAAGGTAAAAGACATTCCGATTGATGAAGCATTCCGTCGATTTTATGAACAACAAACAGGAGGCGGGACTCCTGATAGTCGATTAATGGAGCTGTTTTTAAGCCTTGTTCATGAGGAGGAAGAGGAGTGA